The Toxoplasma gondii ME49 chromosome XII, whole genome shotgun sequence genome includes a region encoding these proteins:
- a CDS encoding hypothetical protein (encoded by transcript TGME49_248820) yields MEVRTVIHSLIYTSVLTMVSVLREAILFVNGIPFGQVSDASFASADEIIVTGLKSLELFNPLEDDAESFSSEASESTSPTATTSQHNPTKTWTRDPFLASTPAIAIGGAPFDTLHDYAVDLSGPEDFALLISQAKAEFVASLPPSALRQWIHWQKRGVQQSFFRRGEEHEERGSSVFFPVARIQTQGTNEDKTTSSKKIKRPMSRKYTDGPGTHIPHGDKAASSSSLSSASQQPVKTINTSYHEESVNTGVANLVMSSSTLGGDPMALVPAHSVELGNVVVAEGSPPKSLHRIAERRRKTGDEPSKDGSNRKTLVFRGRGGRESGQTHDSAAGPR; encoded by the coding sequence ATGGAAGTCAGAACTGTGATTCACTCGCTGATTTATACCAGCGTGCTGACGATGGTTTCTGTGCTTCGTGAGGCAATCTTGTTCGTGAACGGGATTCCCTTTGGTCAAGTGTCCGATGCAAGCTTCGCGTCGGCAGACGAGATCATTGTTACAGGACTCAAATCTTTAGAATTGTTTAATCCCCTGGAAGACGACGCGGAAAGCTTCTCATCAGAAGCTTCAGAGTCTACTTCTCCCACTGCTACTACATCTCAGCACAACCCTACGAAAACATGGACACGAGATCCTTTCCTGGCGTCTACTCCTGCCATAGCCATAGGGGGTGCCCCTTTCGACACTTTACATGACTACGCTGTCGATCTGTCAGGACCGGAAGATTTTGCCCTTTTGATTTCCCAAGCAAAAGCAGAATTTGTAGCCAGCCTTCCCCCCTCAGCGCTGCGACAGTGGATCCACTGGCAGAAGCGGGGTGTACAACAAAGCTTTTTCCGTCGAGGGGAGGAACATGAGGAAAGAGGATCCTCGGTGTTTTTTCCCGTCGCGCGCATCCAAACACAGGGCACTAACGAGGACAAGACCACATCGAGCAAGAAAATAAAAAGGCCCATGTCTCGCAAATATACGGACGGACCAGGCACCCACATTCCGCACGGAGACAAAGcggcctcctcgtcttcgctctcgtcggCCAGCCAACAACCTGTCAAAACCATCAACACTTCATACCACGAGGAATCTGTGAATACGGGTGTTGCTAATCTAGTGATGTCTTCTTCCACATTAGGAGGCGACCCCATGGCGTTGGTCCCGGCCCATAGCGTGGAGCTCGGTAATGTTGTAGTCGCAGAGGGATCGCCGCCGAAAAGTTTGCACAGAATTGCAGAacgacgaaggaagacggGAGATGAACCTTCAAAGGACGGGTCAAATCGGAAAACACTTGTATTTAGAGGCCGTGGAGGTCGAGAGAGTGGCCAGACACACGATAGCGCTGCTGGCCCGCGATGA
- a CDS encoding SRR1 protein (encoded by transcript TGME49_248780) codes for MEDPQVWTFVGSRRRGRRLKNLGDGTSEGSPSSLAPPAGSENFPPASPPVVAPPRSEEGWKEDATRANQSVRSTRDRRRRQGRRGERTVEEVETLVQEKILACAKELEHSEFWRSCKDTLERAIQYLRMASSENTGTAAGRSSCRGGFSTSSAASSSLASSDFCIAPIAAVAELSPHGCFASSPLSSFQLAEAVASSSESRLHAASSVEAPQRKESLPGAAAHAAERRASPREIPVEDEEETTLCEARVPVQNEDSALKTAETTQGEGRPCEKGEEKLKEEQTRKRQDPTLQQERKEREGDGAERNWHGKCTLICLGLGSPTECSDTASCRYQLGLALLIKRMLNISEASTFIADPAMTLTDFALLQRLGFSPQPVVPGRVLPPVLHRDISRFFSCPCSSSRESLSPPLPSTSLGASSASGAPFSAASSNASTVSLPLSPSARLASSAVSSGASASPNAACSSWHSHRELASAPRDSRELFVFLLPHCDADLYGAVLSEYFLLAPFCASCLRPGCRACGQCMQRCREPGREGHARDKEANETKSEKENGLDADGRQPAAQEEKEKEATWRQRQDGETKREPTPRREASAERRQRATEAETRFQAQARSFLLIGNAFSTYTMRTLRFQPFVFEPFPRSEDEKSHVAVGNSRREEKRDSEGENTQLKTTVAAPLNPRGVQTGVPATAEGRQAETVDGHWKTNEETTQKANASQGKEPTAGGEDAVSLPSSSSLSSSSSSPCSSSSRSCYVSSWSSTVSLPSSSSCSSFVFPLSSFSPSSSASFSLLSPLRSAHLVFYLQDRLRECRLDGAAFAAYPRAFNDLAVMHADLEKFPCSHSSFWADVAAELSRVAGNETNTKRKRRGKREASRR; via the coding sequence atGGAAGACCCTCAGGTGTGGACGTTTGTCGGCTCTCGACGGAGAGGCCGCCGTTTGAAGAACCTCGGCGACGGAACAAGCGAGGGATCTCCCTCCTCGctcgcgcctcccgccggAAGCGAGAACTTTCCCCCTGCGTCGCCGCCAGTGGTTGCTCCGCcgcgaagcgaggaaggctgGAAAGAGGACGCGACTCGGGCAAACCAGAGTGTAAGGAGcaccagagacagacggcggCGCCAGGGCCGGAGAGGCGAACGGACTGTCGAGGAAGTCGAAACTCTCGTCCAAGAAAAAAttcttgcatgcgcgaagGAACTGGAACACTCAGAGTTCTGGCGCAGCTGTAAAGACACCCTGGAGCGCGCGATCCAGTATTTGCGAATGGCCTCTTCTGAAAACACAGGGACAGCTGCAGGTCGCTCTTCATGTCGGGGAGGCTTCTCTACGTCTTCCGcggcctcttcgtctctcgcttcttcagatTTCTGCATCGCCCCGATTGCCGCGGTTGCGGAGCTCTCTCCGCATGGCTGctttgcgtcttctcctctgtcgtctttccAGCTCGCGGAGGCGGTTGCGTCCTCGTCGGAGTCTCGTCTCCACGCGGCGTCTTCTGTGGAGGCGcctcagagaaaggaatcGCTTCCGGGGGCTGCTGCTCACGCTGCAGAAAGACGCGCGTCACCTCGGGAGATTCCggtcgaggacgaagaggagacgactcTCTGCGAAGCGCGAGTGCCTGTCCAGAACGAAGACAGTGCGCTcaagacagcggagacgacgcaggGCGAGGGAAGGCCATgcgagaaaggggaagagaagctgaaggaagagcagacacggaagagacaggatCCGACGCTCCAGCAAGAACGcaaagaacgcgaaggagacggcgcAGAACGAAACTGGCATGGAAAATGTACGTTGATTTGTCTAGGTCTGGGGAGCCCGACGGAGTGTAGTGACACCGCAAGTTGTCGCTACCAGCTAGGCCTCGCTCTGTTGATCAAGCGCATGCTCAACATTTCTGAAGCTTCCACGTTCATTGCCGATCCGGCCATGACTTTGACGGATTTCGCGCTCCTCCAGAGACTGGGATTTTCTCCACAGCCTGTCGTTCCTGGTCGCGTCCTTCCACCCGTTCTCCACCGCGACatttcgcgttttttttcctgcCCTTGCTCGTCTTCGCGAGAGTCGTTGTCCCCTCCGCTTCCATCCACCTCCCTGGGtgcttcttcggcgtcgGGCGCGCCCTTCTCGGCTGCGTCCTCAAACGCCTCTactgtgtctctgcctctgtcgccttcggcTAGACTGGCTTCTTCGGCTGTCTCGTCTGGAGCGTCCGCGTCGCCTAACGCGGCTTGCTCGAGCTGGCATTCGCACCGCGAGCTCGCCTCTGCGCCGCGCGACTCGAGGGAgttgttcgtttttctcctgccGCACTGTGACGCCGATCTGTACGGCGCCGTCCTCAGCGAGTACTTTCTGCTGGCTCCATTCTGCGCTTCCTGCCTGCGCCCCGGGTGCCGCGCCTGtggccagtgcatgcagcgatgcCGTGAACCCGGCAGGGAAGGCCATGCCCGAGACAAGGAAGCAAACGAGACaaagagcgaaaaggaaaaTGGGCTGGACGCAGATGGACGACAGCCAGCCGcgcaagaggaaaaggaaaaagaggcgacgtggagacagaggcaagacggggagacaaagagggagCCGACGCCGCGTCGAGAGGCATCTGCTGAACGGCGTCAGAGGGCAACCGAAGCGGAAACGCGTTTCCAGGCACAAGCGAGGTCGTTCCTTCTCATTGGCAATGCCTTCTCCACCTACACGATGCGAACTCTGCGCTTCCAGcctttcgtcttcgagccTTTTCCACGttcagaagacgagaagtcTCACGTAGCTGTGGGGAACagcagacgcgaggagaaacgcgatagcgaaggagaaaacaccCAGCTGAAAACGACTGTCGCGGCGCCTCTGAACCctcgaggtgtacagacaggtGTGCCAGCGACCGCCGAGGGCCGACAAGCAGAGACCGTTGATGGACACTggaagacgaacgaggagacgacTCAGAAAGCGAATGCTAGTCAGGGAAAGGAACCGACAGCCGGTGGGGAAGATGCCgtttctttgccttcctcttcttctctttcgtcctcgtcttcatctccctgctcgtcttcctctcgttcaTGTTATGTCTCTTCTTGGTCTTCGAcagtttctctgccttcttcttcgtcttgctcttctttcgtttttcccctttcgtctttttcgccttcttcttctgcttctttttccttgttGTCTCCCCTTCGCTCTGCACACCTCGTCTTTTATTTGCAGGATCGGCTGCGCGAGTGTCGGCTGGACGGCGCTGCCTTTGCTGCTTATCCGCGGGCATTCAACGACTTGGCTgtgatgcatgcagatttgGAAAAATTCCCTTGTTCCCATTCGTCGTTCTGGGCGGATGTCGCTGCCGAACTCTCTAGAGTTGCTGGAAACGAGACAAATACGAAGCGAAAACGCCGTGGGAAGCGCGAGGCTTCTCGTAGATGA
- a CDS encoding hypothetical protein (encoded by transcript TGME49_248800): protein MRQTARGERRRRLPGEGGVHAPESASASHASSRVCPGMPTGRDRACASAGAPDGRDRGSGPARGDEKQKKQTKQRDGPQRETRHQPGKAANGDDEAESSHPAEDADARATGEPDAMSEDLPGDSDRPREEDGRQQEETSFERREAAKEGEDDGASDVTQKMRELLLLMTTRGPAHSGGGKVRVFREILDFCKCLSVKEPPHPEGQAFLNRAFGFLTISKHWDASDEEKREICSAVEEHLFLFSKRQREQLQQTVSLFRRPLSPAHAPPPGSAASEPAIEAGALGDSQQAGRRESNGDEINYASSSAGAPSASVSRSPFSSVFCSLCLPTTSVCSSLESSCGPSMRPFPTPLQCGTTQLSDPSSSFSSSPFFPASSSLPSSSACVSKGDAANPLQQTVNVNLFYSLADLPEQSALRRLLCERDQETATKLLERLPKPAIHFNCFFVYPEEGGVSGQPYGDATCAASVTSSSAHAEEPQRSRKRSCFSAASSPSTASSTSFSASSLSTAAAVASSSFSVSSSASAFSSSTCASSPSVYSQPFSPSSSSPYSASASASSSVSTASQGAVADRSGVLAETEDPGGDTAGTGVSRQMFVASYSRREEARESLESSGHGRSQVYGQRRGLSRGSRKRSLSSSISSPSMADRPCSQLRRRGQKASWGGTRSSPSAVSLCHWRGSRHLQKAALPCRSLSLHPRRDTPPVFPGVNQANVRASVSPSSSVSSAFRVSSSPHVSACASPDFPVSSSSSLTVACASLFPPSSCSDCPSDPTRMAQPVVGEERPAAGTSNFRGSEMSVHGAAGCLQWPDLGAYTSYAAPPQTLVTPSSWLHSSFSANASHADSSRPGRAAGERRTDPNLVDPYMSSGEAEDGRRDRQPRSVDWNSVLCFPPAGSAGDAYSPLSQENSAGRALSVGDQGTMREASREERGSVAPRW from the exons ATGCGACAGACagcgcgaggcgagagacgccggcGCCTGcccggcgaaggcggcgtcCACGCACCCGAGTCCGCCAGCGCGTCGCATGCGTCCTCGCGCGTCTGCCCTGGCATGCCGACAGGTCGCGACAGAGCCTGCGCCTCCGCAGGCGCGCCAGACGGCCGAGACAGGGGATCAGGACctgcgagaggagacgagaagcagaagaagcagacgaagcagagggacGGTCCTcagcgagaaacgcggcaCCAACCAGGGAAGGCGGCGAATGGCGACGACGAGGCGGAGAGCTCACATCCAGCAGAAGATGCTGACGCCAGAGCGACAGGGGAACCTGATGCGATGAGTGAGGACTTGCCTGGGGACTCAGACaggccgagagaagaagatggaaggcagcaagaggagacatcttttgagaggcgagaagcagccaaggaaggcgaggacgacGGAGCTTCAGATGTCACGCAGAAGATGCGCGAACTGCTGCTCCTCATGACGACGCGAGGTCCTGCGCACAGTGGAGGGGGGAAAGTGAGGGTCTTCAGAGAGATCCTCGACTTTTGCAAGTGTCTCTCCGTCAAGGAACCGCCCCACCCTGAGGGCCAGGCCTTCCTCAACCGCGCCTTCGGCTTCCTCACCATCTCCAAACACTGGGacgcgagcgacgaggaaaagcgCGAAATCTGCAGCGCTGTGGAAG AAcatttgtttcttttttctaaGAGGCAGCGGGAACAACTGCAGCAGACagtctccctttttcgccgtcctctctcgccagcgcatgcgcctccTCCCGGGTCTGCTGCGTCCGAACCGGCCATTGAGGCAGGCGCCCTGGGCGACTCTCAGCAGGCAGGCAGGCGAGAGTCCAATGGAGATGAAATCAACT acgccTCGTCGTCCGCTGGCGCACCttccgcctctgtctcgaggtctccgttttcttcagtcTTTTGCTCCTTGTGTCTTCCGACAACCTCCGTTTGCTCGTCTCTCGAATCCTCTTGCGGGCCTTCCATGCGTCCCTTCCCGACCCCTCTGCAGTGTGGAACTACCCAGCTCTCGGATCCatcgtcttcgttctcttcctcgcctttctttcctgcttcctcttcacttccttcgtcttctgcatgcgtttccaaGGGCGACGCCGCTAATCCGCTGCAGCAGACTGTCAATGTGAATCTGTTTTACTCCCTTGCCGATCTTCCGGAGCAGAGCGCCTTGCGTCGTCTGCTTTGCGAGCGAGAtcaggagacggcgacgaagcTGCTTGAGCGACTGCCCAAGCCTGCGATTCATTTCAACTGCTTCTTTGTCTATcccgaggaaggcggcgttTCTGGGCAGCCATATGGCGACGCGACATGTGCGGCAAGTGTCACCAGTTcttcggcgcatgcagaggaaccCCAGAGGTCTCGAAAGCGGTCatgcttctctgctgcctcttctccttcgactgcttcttcgacttctttctctgcttcgtccttGTCTACCGCCGCTGCAgttgcgtcctcttctttctctgtctcgtcttctgcgtctgccttctcttcgtctacatgcgcttcgtctccctctgtttACTCTcagcctttctctccttcgtcttcttcgccttactctgcttctgcctctgcttcctcgtctgtttcAACGGCATCTCAGGGTGCTGTTGCGGACAGGTCTGGGGTCCtcgcagagacggaggaccCTGGCGGAGACACTGCGGGCACAGGCGTCTCTCGGCAGATGTTTGTCGCTTCATATTCTCGTCGAGAGGAAGCGCGGGAGTCGCTTGAAAGCAGCGGTCACGGTCGATCTCAGGTGTATGGACAGCGCCGCGGGCTCTCTAGAGGGAGCCGGAAGCGcagtctgtcttcttcgattTCTTCGCCTAGTATGGCCGACCGTCCCTGCTCTCAGCTTCGGCGACGGGGACAGAAGGCCTCTTGGGGAGGCACGAGATCTTCGCCATCTGCTGTCTCGTTGTGCCACTGGAGAGGCTCTCGACATCTGCAAAAGGCAGCACTGCCttgccgttctctctctctccatccaCGCAGAGATACGCCTCCGGTTTTTCCCGGTGTCAACCAGGCGAATGTGCGGGCGTCcgtttctccgtcgtcttctgtttcttctgcttttcgtgtctcttcttctccccatgTCTCTGCCTGTGCGTCACCCgattttcctgtttcctcctcttcttctctcacggTCGCTTGCgcttccttgtttcctccttcttcgtgcTCGGACTGTCCATCTGATCCGACGCGGATGGCTCAACCTGTTGTGGGCGAGGAGCGACCAGCTGCAGGCACCTCGAACTTTCGAGGATCTGAGATGTCGGTACACGGTGCTGCCGGCTGCTTGCAGTGGCCGGATCTCGGTGCATATACTTCGTACGCTGCTCCTCCTCAGACGCTTGTCACTCCCTCCAGCTGGCTTcactcctctttctctgcaaaTGCATCGCATGCCGACTCTTCTCGGCCAGGCCGCGCAGCGGGGGAGAGGCGAACAGACCCAAACCTTGTTGATCCCTACATGAGCAGCGGGGAAGCGGAAGATGGAAGACGAGACCGCCAGCCACGCTCTGTCGACTGGAACTCTGTTTTGTGTTTCCCCCCCGCTGGCTCCGCTGGAGACGCGTACTCGCCGCTTAGCCAAGAAAACAGTGCCGGACGCGCCTTGAGCGTCGGAGATCAGGGAACCATGAGGGAagcctcgagagaagaaaggggcAGTGTTGCCCCCAGATGGTGA
- a CDS encoding nuclear factor NF7 (encoded by transcript TGME49_248810~Product name based on PMID:21483487.): MTVATLFPKEEGVGFSLTTQSHGECKVRVDLPSSISQADWERIFSSRMFQDWLSVYATADRLRLLRVALESSQHCKSSGEEKLTSVAMLVEAADKEGEVFSGPVYLRPQRRAVLVLLRNTETRTDMCLFVKKPNLSVGLADTLELPEGEFEAETGRFVGPAAEEVERQLEATIYEKNLVNLTQVTFGGGGLALGGDLSFASLSHDGKANNASQEKSPHVAVGLSGGERVELYLYRANVSPETMAGIEARVGRLRRRGKQTPEVTTHKPGQSGVQLSLVQLGDAWGLVADAPAVSALFLVHELRYHRLMPKYRNPLAESSEEAKTSRPVQKAAATFKSVQDLEPTSKGLNLRVKVVSPKVVDRDRTFPSGRTSREGHMVVGDESAVITLKLVDQQMELPDVEGTPLLIRNGLISMEEGHMKLVVDRWGKIISDIPEAEKESFNFTVNSARDMSATEYELVVLKEDGEEGESGAAPGGGRGRGGRGRGRGRRGLGRGRR; encoded by the exons atGACAGTCGCCACACTGTTCCCCAAGGAAGAGGGTGTTGGATTTTCCCTCACCACGCAGAGCCATGGCGAATGTAAAGTTCGCGTCGACCTTCCCAG TTCGATTTCTCAGGCAGACTGGGAAAGGATTTTCAGCAGCCGCATGTTTCAGGATTGGCTGTCTGTCTACGCCACCGCGGatcgtctccgtctcctgcGTGTGGCGCTTGAGAGCTCGCAACACTGCAAATCTtccggagaagaaaaactcacTTCTGTGGCCATGC TCGTGGAGGCAGCAGACAAGGAGGGTGAGGTCTTTTCGGGGCCGGTGTATCTACGGCCGCAGCGTCGCGCAGTGCTGGTGCTACTGCGgaacacagagacgcgaacaGACATGTGCCTGTTTGTGAAGAAGCCGAATTTGTCAGTGGGTCTGGCCGATACTCTCGAGCTTCCCGAGGGCGAGTTCGAGGCGGAGACTGGCCGCTTCGTCGGACCTGCAGCCGAGGAGGTAGAACGACAGCTGGAGGCAACGATCTACGAGAAAAATCTTGTGAACCTCACGCAAGTCACCTTCGGGGGCGGCGGCCTGGCCCTCGGCGGGgatctctccttcgcctctctctcgcacgACGGCAAGGCGAACAACGCGAGTCAAGAGAAAAGTCCCCATGTCGCCGTCGGTCTCTCCGGAGGCGAGCGCGTCGAGCTCTACCTGTACCGCGCGAACGTTTCTCCGGAGACAATGGCAGGCATCGAAGCTCGTGTCGGCCGCCTccgcagaagaggcaaacAAACACCCGAAGTGACCACACACAAACCTGGCCAGTCTGGAGTCCAACTCAG TCTAGTGCAGTTGGGCGACGCCTGGGGGCTCGTGGCGGACGCACCCGCAGTGAGTGCTTTGTTTTTAGTCCACGAGCTTCGCTACCACCGCCTGATGCCGAAGTACAGAAATCCTTTGGCtgagagcagcgaagaagccaAGACGAGCAGACCCGTTCAGAAAGCTGCTGCGACGTTCAAGAGCGTCCAGGACCTCGAACCGACCTCGAAAGGCCTCAACCTCCGTGTCAAAGTCGTCTCCCCCAAAGTCGTCGAT CGCGACCGGACATTCCCCAGTGGCAGGACAAGCCGGGAGGGGCACATGGTGGTTGGCGACGAAAGCGCTGTCATTACACTCAA GCTGGTGGACCAGCAGATGGAACTGCCTGACGTCGAAGGCACACCGTTGCTGATCCGCAACGGGCTGATCAGCATGGAGGAGGGACATATGAAGCTCGTCGTCGATCGCTGGGGAAAAATCAT CTCTGACATCCCcgaggcggagaaggagagcttCAATTTCACTGTGAACAGCGCGCGCGACATGTCTGCAACCGAGTACGAGCTCGTCGTCCTTaaggaagacggcgaagaaggcgagagtgGCGCTGCGCCGGGCGGCGGCCGTGGGCGAGGCGGCCGGGGGCGGGGCCGAGGCCGCAGAGGCctgggaagaggaaggcggtgA
- a CDS encoding hypothetical protein (encoded by transcript TGME49_248790), translated as MSCHRHVFRAAPAAVFASVQRWGRRNNVHKLTLLVQTYEKPCVKRTRIAEEKAYYPRWFYLRYATEVIRYSLKHHLRLGQALDPNDDQRLDAVKPLRLPSSEERRQHLRHMEDALALLHQQVMEMDAVCAVTGAKKSAAARDPLHVSAADILAEVERSQGRLLSLPAFLRRFYRPSGGGHSWSVNELRILHLRLTRFVKLVLDIHSTRELLALEEGKHARWGKSLSEEELGKLFDAKRLDLPA; from the exons ATGTCCTGTCACCGTCACGTCTTTCGAGCCGCGCCGGCGGCTGTCTTTGCCTCAGTGCAACGCTGGGGGAGACGAAACAATGTCCACAAGCTCACGCTCCTTGTCCAGACCTACGAAAAACCTTGTGTCAAAAGGACAAGAATAGCCGAAGAGAAGGCCTACTATCCCCGGTGGTTCTATCTCCGATACGCCACAGAAGTCATCAGATACTCCCTTAAACA CCACCTGCGCCTGGGCCAAGCGCTCGACCCAAACGACGACCAGCGCCTCGATGCGGTGAAGCCGCTGCGTCTGCCGTCGAGTGAAGAGCGGCGACAACATCTGCGACACATGGAGGACGCACTGGCGCTTCTGCACCAACAGGTGATGGAGATGGACGCGGTTTGCGCTGTCACCGGGGCGAAG AAGTCGGCGGCGGCTCGAGATCCTCTCCATGTGTCAGCGGCGGATATCCTCGCAGAAGTCGAGCGATCTCAAGGCCGGCTGTTGTCTCTCcctgcgtttctccgtcgcttctaTCGACCGAGCGGGGGCGGTCACTCATGGTCAGTTAACGAACTGCGAATTCTCCACCTTCGCCTCACGCGCTTTGTCAAGCTCGTGCTGGACATACACTCCACGCGCGAGCTCCTCGCGCTCGAGGAGGGCAAACACGCGCGGTGGGGAAAGAGTCTTTCCGAGGAAGAACTGGGGAAACTCTTCGATGCGAAGCGCTTAGACCTCCCCGCGTGA